In the Micromonospora narathiwatensis genome, one interval contains:
- a CDS encoding MDR family MFS transporter, with amino-acid sequence MTQATAPTRATAVGMTHRQILEALSGLLLGMFVAILSSTVVSNALPRIITELHGGQSAYTWVVTSTLLATTATTPIWGKLADLTSKKVLVQLALGIFVLGSMLAGLSESTGQLIACRVLQGVGAGGLTALAQVIMATMISPRERGRYSGYLGAVMAVGTIGGPLIGGVIVDTDWLGWRWCFYVGVPFAVLALIVLQKTLHLPVVKRPAKIDWWGATLITAAVSMLLIWVTLAGDRYAWISWQSTVMVAGAVLLGALAIRVERRAAEPMIPPRLFRNRTITLAVIASIAVGVGMFGASVFLGQYFQISRGASPTMSGLMTLPMIGGLLVASTVVGRIITNTGRWKRYLVAGSALLTVGFALMGTVRADTPYWRLAVFMALIGLGLGMTMQNLVLAVQNTVGAHELGAASSTVAFFRSLGGAIGVSALGAILGHKVKDYLAEGLAGLGIKASSAGGGTLPDVHTLPAPIRMVVESAYGHGAGDIFLAAAPFGLIALIAVLLIKEVPLRRHTGDATSAEVGRESTDRREATA; translated from the coding sequence ATGACGCAGGCGACAGCGCCCACCCGGGCGACCGCCGTCGGCATGACCCACCGGCAGATCCTGGAGGCGCTCTCCGGCCTGCTGCTCGGCATGTTCGTCGCGATCCTCTCCTCCACGGTCGTCTCGAACGCGCTGCCGCGGATCATCACCGAGCTGCACGGCGGCCAGTCCGCGTACACCTGGGTGGTCACCTCGACGCTGCTGGCGACCACCGCGACCACCCCGATCTGGGGCAAGCTCGCCGACCTGACCAGCAAGAAGGTCCTGGTCCAGCTCGCCCTCGGGATCTTCGTGCTCGGCTCGATGCTGGCCGGGCTCTCCGAGTCCACCGGGCAGCTCATCGCCTGCCGGGTGCTCCAGGGCGTCGGCGCGGGCGGCCTGACCGCCCTCGCCCAGGTGATCATGGCGACGATGATCTCCCCGCGCGAGCGCGGCCGGTACAGCGGCTACCTCGGCGCGGTGATGGCCGTCGGCACCATCGGCGGCCCGCTGATCGGTGGCGTCATCGTCGACACCGACTGGCTCGGCTGGCGCTGGTGCTTCTACGTCGGCGTGCCGTTCGCGGTCCTCGCCCTGATCGTGCTCCAGAAGACCCTGCACCTGCCGGTGGTCAAGCGCCCGGCGAAGATCGACTGGTGGGGCGCGACGCTGATCACCGCAGCCGTGTCGATGCTGCTGATCTGGGTCACCCTCGCCGGCGACCGGTACGCCTGGATCTCCTGGCAGTCCACCGTCATGGTGGCCGGGGCGGTGCTGCTCGGCGCGCTCGCCATCCGGGTGGAGCGGCGGGCCGCCGAGCCGATGATCCCGCCGCGCCTGTTCCGCAACCGCACCATCACCCTCGCCGTGATCGCCAGCATCGCGGTCGGCGTCGGCATGTTCGGCGCCTCGGTCTTCCTCGGCCAGTACTTCCAGATCAGCCGCGGCGCGAGCCCGACCATGTCCGGCCTGATGACCCTGCCGATGATCGGCGGCCTGCTGGTCGCCTCCACGGTGGTCGGCCGGATCATCACCAACACCGGCCGCTGGAAGCGTTACCTGGTCGCCGGCTCGGCCCTGCTCACGGTCGGCTTCGCCCTGATGGGCACGGTGCGCGCGGACACCCCGTACTGGCGGCTCGCCGTCTTCATGGCGCTGATCGGTCTCGGGCTGGGCATGACCATGCAGAACCTGGTCCTCGCCGTGCAGAACACCGTCGGCGCGCACGAACTCGGCGCGGCCAGCTCCACCGTCGCGTTCTTCCGCAGCCTCGGCGGCGCGATCGGGGTGAGCGCCCTCGGCGCGATCCTCGGCCACAAGGTCAAGGACTACCTGGCCGAGGGGCTGGCCGGGCTCGGGATCAAGGCGTCCAGCGCCGGCGGCGGCACCCTGCCCGACGTGCACACCCTGCCCGCCCCGATCCGGATGGTGGTCGAGTCCGCGTACGGGCACGGTGCCGGGGACATCTTCCTGGCCGCCGCCCCGTTCGGGCTGATCGCCCTGATCGCGGTCCTGCTCATCAAGGAGGTGCCGCTGCGCCGGCACACCGGCGACGCGACCTCCGCCGAGGTCGGGCGGGAGTCGACCGACCGCAGGGAGGCGACGGCATGA
- a CDS encoding MarR family winged helix-turn-helix transcriptional regulator: MDDHLPETLRAVEDELTALLRRGRALSWEVAREVHPNLEPNAYGLLLWLRRSGSVRLTDLAARLGIGKGTLSRQIAGLEGLGLVRRDPDPSDRRAAQLSLTEEGSRRFDAARVARFEQIRRTLQNWPERDVEDFARLLHRFNENF; encoded by the coding sequence GTGGACGATCACCTTCCGGAGACCCTGCGCGCGGTGGAGGACGAGCTGACGGCGCTGCTGCGCCGTGGTCGGGCGCTGTCCTGGGAGGTCGCCCGGGAGGTCCATCCCAACCTGGAGCCGAACGCCTACGGTCTGCTGCTCTGGCTGCGCCGGTCGGGCTCGGTCCGGCTGACCGACCTGGCCGCGCGGCTGGGCATCGGCAAGGGCACGCTCAGCCGGCAGATCGCCGGCCTCGAAGGGCTGGGGCTGGTCCGCCGCGACCCGGACCCGAGCGACCGGCGGGCGGCGCAGCTCAGCCTCACCGAGGAGGGCAGCCGCCGGTTCGACGCCGCGCGGGTCGCCCGTTTCGAACAGATCCGACGCACGCTGCAGAACTGGCCGGAACGGGACGTCGAGGACTTCGCCCGGCTGCTGCACCGGTTCAACGAGAACTTCTGA
- a CDS encoding alkaline phosphatase D family protein, producing MPSSRLLIGPLLRRVVGTRATVWVETSAPAVVTVRTAGGATGTAPTFSAYDHHYAIVVVAGLTPDSATTYQVLIDDEVAWPVPESGFPPSVIRTRAADDRDQPVTLLFGSCRETTQHATARRLPPDALDAYARRLIADPDPAALPDLLVLLGDQVYADVTSPTVRRLLRRRRRRPAGAPATQVVSFDEYTKLYLESWRDPEIRWLLSTVPSVMIFDDHEVIDDWNTSASWRADMRGRPWWAERIRSGLASYWVYQHLGNLAPDEIAADPVYAKVVAAEDATAVLHEFGERVDREADVAHDTEPSWSSARDCGARSAHSSHVPWRARSYQWSYALDLGRTRLVMLDNRSSRVLESGHRAMLPPGEWSWFLDRAHGVYDHLVVGASLPWLLPPGIHHVEAWNERLADSRRRWVARLSERLRRALDLEHWASFRRSFDALGELFARLGSGTPAEPGARVGAGPAYAPPASISVLSGDVHHSYVARARFADRTVHTPVHQLTCSPIHNQVPAAMRPLMRLGWNPGPAAATWALARSAGVRRSSVRWRRLAGPYFGNAVATLTHRGRSAEVVIEGTTADGRLREVARQPLSADA from the coding sequence GTGCCCAGCTCTCGCCTGCTCATCGGCCCGTTGCTGAGACGGGTCGTCGGCACGCGGGCGACCGTCTGGGTGGAGACCAGCGCGCCCGCGGTGGTCACCGTCCGCACGGCCGGCGGCGCCACCGGCACCGCGCCGACCTTCTCGGCGTACGACCACCACTACGCGATCGTGGTGGTGGCGGGGCTCACCCCGGACAGCGCCACGACGTACCAGGTGCTGATCGACGACGAGGTCGCCTGGCCGGTGCCGGAGAGCGGCTTCCCGCCCAGCGTGATCCGGACCCGGGCGGCCGACGACCGGGACCAGCCGGTGACCCTGCTCTTCGGCTCGTGCCGGGAGACCACCCAGCACGCGACCGCCCGGAGGCTGCCCCCGGACGCGCTCGACGCGTACGCCCGGCGGTTGATCGCCGACCCGGATCCCGCCGCCCTGCCCGACCTGCTGGTGCTGCTCGGCGACCAGGTCTACGCCGACGTCACCTCGCCGACGGTGCGCAGGCTGCTCAGGCGGCGTCGGCGCCGGCCGGCGGGTGCCCCGGCCACCCAGGTGGTCAGCTTCGACGAGTACACCAAGCTCTATCTGGAGTCCTGGCGCGACCCGGAGATCCGTTGGCTGCTCTCCACCGTGCCCAGCGTGATGATCTTCGACGACCACGAGGTGATCGACGACTGGAACACCTCGGCGTCGTGGCGGGCGGACATGCGTGGCCGGCCGTGGTGGGCGGAGCGGATCCGCAGCGGTCTCGCCTCGTACTGGGTCTACCAGCACCTGGGCAACCTCGCCCCGGACGAGATCGCCGCCGACCCGGTGTACGCCAAGGTCGTCGCCGCCGAGGACGCCACCGCTGTGCTGCACGAGTTCGGCGAGCGGGTCGACCGGGAGGCCGACGTCGCGCACGACACCGAGCCGAGCTGGTCTTCGGCCCGCGACTGCGGGGCTCGCTCCGCTCACTCCTCGCACGTGCCCTGGCGAGCCCGCAGTTACCAGTGGAGCTACGCCCTGGACCTGGGGCGTACCCGGCTGGTGATGCTGGACAACCGGTCCAGCCGGGTGCTGGAGTCCGGCCACCGGGCGATGCTGCCGCCGGGCGAGTGGTCGTGGTTTCTCGACCGCGCGCACGGCGTCTACGACCACCTGGTGGTCGGCGCCTCGCTGCCCTGGCTGCTGCCGCCCGGCATCCACCACGTCGAGGCGTGGAACGAGAGGCTCGCCGACTCCCGCCGGCGCTGGGTGGCGAGGCTCTCCGAACGGCTGCGCCGGGCCCTGGACCTGGAGCACTGGGCGTCGTTCCGGCGCTCGTTCGACGCCCTCGGCGAACTCTTCGCCCGGCTGGGCAGCGGCACCCCGGCCGAACCCGGGGCGCGGGTCGGCGCCGGTCCGGCGTACGCGCCACCGGCCTCGATCAGCGTGCTCTCCGGTGACGTGCACCACTCGTACGTGGCCCGGGCGCGGTTCGCCGACCGGACCGTACACACCCCGGTGCACCAGCTCACCTGCTCGCCGATCCACAACCAGGTGCCGGCGGCGATGCGCCCGCTGATGCGGCTGGGCTGGAACCCGGGACCGGCCGCCGCTACCTGGGCCCTCGCGCGCTCCGCCGGGGTGCGCCGGTCGAGCGTGCGGTGGCGGAGGCTGGCCGGGCCGTACTTCGGCAACGCGGTGGCCACGCTGACCCACCGGGGCCGGTCGGCCGAGGTGGTGATCGAGGGCACCACCGCCGACGGACGGCTCCGTGAGGTGGCTCGGCAGCCCCTCAGCGCTGACGCGTGA
- the ftsY gene encoding signal recognition particle-docking protein FtsY: MKEYLLIIIALLGVLILGGLSLVVPRLRRRPAPPPETEVETRAEEELAAPPVEAVPEVSTGVLVEPPVVEAPAITIEVPEPTAGRLVRLRSRLSRSQSVFGRGLLGLLTREHLDEDAWEEIEDSLITADVGIDATREIVDRLRERTRVLGTRSTTELRALLAAELVNALDPALDRSLRTAPKVDVPAVVLVVGVNGAGKTTTCGKIARVLIADGRTVLLGAADTFRAAAADQLETWGSRVGAETVRGPEAADPASVAFDAVRRGIDTRVDTVLVDTAGRLQNKIGLMDELGKVKRVVEKHGPIDETLLVLDATTGQNGLEQARVFTEVVNVTGVVLTKLDGTAKGGIVIAVQRKLGIPVKLVGLGEGPDDLAPFDPAQFVDALLGTEPLARDA; this comes from the coding sequence ATGAAGGAATACCTCCTCATCATCATCGCCCTGCTCGGCGTGCTGATCCTCGGTGGCCTCAGCCTCGTGGTGCCCCGGCTGCGCCGGCGCCCCGCGCCGCCGCCGGAGACGGAGGTCGAGACCCGGGCCGAGGAGGAGTTGGCCGCCCCGCCGGTCGAGGCGGTGCCGGAGGTCTCCACCGGCGTGCTGGTCGAGCCGCCGGTGGTCGAGGCGCCGGCGATCACCATCGAGGTGCCCGAGCCCACCGCCGGCCGGCTGGTCCGGCTGCGCTCCCGGCTGTCCCGCTCGCAGAGCGTCTTCGGGCGGGGCCTGCTCGGCCTGCTCACCCGCGAACACCTGGACGAGGACGCCTGGGAGGAGATCGAGGACAGCCTGATCACCGCCGACGTCGGCATCGACGCCACCCGGGAGATCGTCGACCGGCTGCGCGAGCGGACCCGGGTGCTCGGCACCCGCTCCACCACGGAGCTGCGCGCCCTGCTCGCCGCCGAGCTGGTCAACGCCCTCGACCCGGCCCTGGACCGGTCGCTGAGGACCGCCCCCAAGGTGGACGTGCCGGCCGTGGTGCTCGTCGTCGGGGTCAACGGCGCCGGCAAGACCACCACCTGCGGCAAGATCGCCCGGGTGCTGATCGCCGACGGGCGCACCGTGCTGCTCGGCGCGGCCGACACCTTCCGGGCCGCCGCCGCCGACCAGCTGGAGACCTGGGGCAGCCGGGTCGGCGCGGAGACGGTACGCGGGCCGGAGGCCGCCGACCCGGCCAGCGTCGCCTTCGACGCGGTCCGGCGGGGCATCGACACCAGGGTCGACACCGTGCTGGTGGACACCGCCGGCCGCCTCCAGAACAAGATCGGCCTGATGGACGAACTGGGCAAGGTCAAGCGGGTGGTGGAGAAGCACGGCCCGATCGACGAGACCCTGCTGGTGCTCGACGCCACCACCGGCCAGAACGGCCTGGAGCAGGCCCGGGTCTTCACCGAGGTGGTCAACGTGACCGGCGTGGTGCTGACCAAGCTCGACGGGACCGCCAAGGGCGGCATCGTGATCGCCGTGCAGCGCAAGCTCGGCATCCCGGTCAAGCTGGTCGGCCTCGGCGAGGGCCCGGACGACCTGGCCCCGTTCGACCCGGCACAGTTCGTCGACGCGTTGCTCGGCACCGAGCCGCTCGCCCGGGACGCGTAG
- a CDS encoding phosphotransferase — MTTDDRAYAGWRDPSHPSPRLGRPYVTSQEIPLHGGNVSTVVRVGDTVRRNAGPWTPSVHALLRHLEYVGFTGAPRALGMDERNREVLSYLEGECGEYPLAPHWVTDEALVTVATMLRMFHDAQYGFTPPPGAVWRSFGPPPPDTEVICHHDAAPHNVIWRPDGTLGLIDFDLASPGARIYDVAYAAWTWVPIFADRDSITLGWKHPDRPRRLRLFADAYGLIPRDRHRLVRTIRKRVVDHVEGIRRMAAAGEPAFVRIVHKGHLRRPMRDLRLLDYERHALEYALR; from the coding sequence GTGACGACTGACGATCGCGCCTACGCGGGGTGGCGCGACCCCAGCCACCCGTCGCCGCGCCTCGGGAGACCGTACGTGACCTCACAGGAGATCCCGCTGCACGGCGGGAACGTCAGCACCGTGGTCCGGGTGGGCGACACGGTGCGGCGCAACGCCGGCCCGTGGACCCCCTCGGTGCACGCGTTGCTGCGGCACCTGGAGTACGTCGGCTTCACCGGCGCGCCCCGCGCCCTCGGCATGGACGAGCGCAACCGGGAGGTCCTGTCGTACCTGGAGGGGGAGTGCGGGGAATATCCGCTGGCCCCGCACTGGGTCACCGACGAGGCGCTGGTGACCGTGGCCACCATGTTGCGGATGTTCCACGACGCCCAGTACGGCTTCACCCCGCCGCCGGGCGCGGTCTGGCGCTCGTTCGGCCCGCCCCCGCCGGACACCGAGGTGATCTGCCACCACGACGCCGCCCCGCACAACGTGATCTGGCGGCCGGACGGCACCCTCGGCCTGATCGACTTCGACCTGGCCTCGCCGGGCGCGCGGATCTACGACGTGGCGTACGCGGCCTGGACCTGGGTGCCGATCTTCGCCGACCGGGACTCGATCACCCTCGGCTGGAAGCACCCGGACCGGCCGCGCCGGCTGCGGCTCTTCGCCGACGCGTACGGGCTGATCCCGCGCGACCGGCACCGGCTGGTCCGGACCATCCGCAAGCGGGTCGTGGACCACGTCGAGGGCATCCGCCGGATGGCCGCGGCCGGGGAGCCGGCGTTCGTCCGGATCGTGCACAAGGGCCACCTGCGCCGCCCGATGCGTGACCTGCGGCTGCTCGACTACGAGCGGCACGCCCTGGAGTACGCGCTGCGCTGA
- a CDS encoding ammonium transporter: MEINTGNTAWLLLSSALVLLMTPGLALFYGGLNRSKGVLNMMMMSFSSIGLISILWLFYGFTVAFGEGGKFIGDLGQYLGTKTFVGENDLWGETGIPIYVFIAFQMMFAVITVALISGALSDRTKFAGWLVFAFGWATLVYFPVAHMVWGGGLIGGDIGALDFAGGTAVHINAGAAALALALVLGKRVGWPRESAKPHNVPFVALGAALLWFGWFGFNAGSELTADGVTALAFINTQVATAAALLGWIVVEWVRDGKPTLVGASSGAVAGLVAITPACAFITPAASVLLGLVAGAACALAVGLKYRFGYDDSLDVVGVHFVGGWIGCLWIGLFGTASVSSLVTSDGLLVGGNASLLGKQALGALIVTVYSFVVAYALGFVIDKTMGFRVSAEAEVEGIDVAEHAESAYDLSPTTGGGAGGAFAMAGIGAAKPAPAATDEVDEPAEPVSEKVAG; this comes from the coding sequence GTGGAGATCAACACCGGCAACACCGCCTGGTTGCTCCTGTCGTCTGCGCTCGTGCTGCTCATGACGCCCGGTCTGGCCCTGTTCTACGGTGGGCTGAACCGGTCCAAGGGCGTACTGAACATGATGATGATGAGCTTCTCGTCCATCGGGCTCATCAGCATCCTGTGGCTTTTCTACGGCTTCACCGTCGCCTTCGGCGAGGGCGGCAAGTTCATCGGCGACCTGGGGCAGTACCTCGGCACCAAGACGTTCGTCGGGGAGAACGACCTCTGGGGCGAGACCGGTATCCCGATCTACGTCTTCATCGCCTTCCAGATGATGTTCGCCGTCATCACCGTGGCCCTGATCAGCGGCGCGCTCTCCGACCGGACGAAGTTCGCCGGCTGGTTGGTGTTCGCCTTCGGCTGGGCCACCCTGGTCTACTTCCCGGTTGCCCACATGGTCTGGGGCGGCGGTCTCATCGGCGGCGACATCGGTGCCCTGGACTTCGCCGGCGGCACCGCGGTGCACATCAACGCCGGTGCCGCGGCGCTCGCCCTGGCGCTGGTCCTCGGCAAGCGGGTCGGCTGGCCCCGGGAGAGCGCCAAGCCGCACAACGTCCCGTTCGTCGCGCTCGGCGCCGCGCTGCTCTGGTTCGGCTGGTTCGGCTTCAACGCCGGCTCCGAGCTGACCGCGGACGGGGTCACCGCGCTGGCCTTCATCAACACCCAGGTGGCCACGGCCGCCGCCCTGCTCGGCTGGATCGTGGTGGAGTGGGTACGCGACGGCAAGCCGACCCTGGTCGGCGCCTCCTCGGGCGCGGTGGCCGGCCTGGTCGCGATCACCCCGGCGTGTGCGTTCATCACCCCGGCCGCGTCGGTGCTGCTGGGCCTCGTCGCCGGTGCGGCCTGCGCCCTCGCGGTGGGCCTGAAGTACCGGTTCGGCTACGACGACTCCCTGGACGTGGTCGGCGTGCACTTCGTCGGCGGGTGGATCGGCTGCCTCTGGATCGGCCTCTTCGGCACGGCCTCGGTCAGCTCGCTGGTGACCAGCGACGGTCTGCTGGTCGGCGGCAACGCCAGCCTGCTCGGCAAGCAGGCGCTGGGCGCGCTGATCGTGACGGTCTACTCCTTCGTGGTCGCCTACGCCCTCGGCTTCGTGATCGACAAGACGATGGGCTTCCGGGTCTCCGCCGAGGCGGAGGTCGAGGGCATCGACGTCGCCGAGCACGCGGAGAGCGCGTACGACCTGTCGCCGACCACCGGCGGCGGCGCCGGTGGCGCGTTCGCGATGGCCGGGATCGGCGCCGCCAAGCCGGCCCCGGCAGCCACCGACGAGGTGGACGAGCCCGCCGAGCCGGTCAGCGAGAAGGTCGCCGGTTAA
- a CDS encoding P-II family nitrogen regulator translates to MKLVTAVIKPYQLDAVKEALHALGVAGLTVSEVQGYGRQKGHTEVYRGAEYTVEFLPKIRVEVLTDEMDVDKVVDAIVAAARTGKIGDGKVWVTGVEEVVRVRTGERGLDAL, encoded by the coding sequence ATGAAGCTGGTGACCGCGGTCATCAAGCCGTACCAGCTGGACGCGGTGAAGGAGGCCCTGCACGCCCTCGGCGTGGCCGGCCTGACCGTCAGCGAGGTCCAGGGCTACGGCCGGCAGAAGGGGCACACCGAGGTCTACCGGGGCGCCGAGTACACGGTCGAGTTCCTGCCCAAGATCCGGGTCGAGGTGCTCACCGACGAGATGGACGTGGACAAGGTCGTCGACGCCATCGTGGCCGCCGCCCGGACCGGCAAGATCGGCGACGGCAAGGTCTGGGTGACCGGCGTCGAGGAGGTCGTCCGGGTCCGCACCGGCGAACGCGGCCTGGACGCGCTGTAG